A genomic segment from Bradyrhizobium sp. CB1015 encodes:
- a CDS encoding GNAT family N-acetyltransferase has product MLQDFSSVTLAEARPSVVATERLTLRRPTLADVRAIARLANDRRVAENTRRLPHPYSQDDAVEFIRATAELGAETVFLIEHDSGPVGMVGIDCSKPGNAELGYWLGIEHWGRGFATEAARGAIDFFFEEFEDEHLYAGARVTNPASRKVLEKCGFQWSGVQLHRFLALGSSTPVDCFRLSRGVWASLKSWSSARRVR; this is encoded by the coding sequence ATGTTGCAGGATTTTTCGAGCGTGACCTTGGCCGAGGCGAGACCCAGCGTCGTCGCCACAGAGCGGCTGACCTTGCGGCGGCCGACGCTGGCCGACGTCAGGGCCATCGCCCGGCTCGCCAATGACCGCCGCGTCGCCGAGAACACGCGCCGCCTGCCGCATCCCTATTCGCAGGACGACGCCGTCGAATTCATCCGCGCCACCGCCGAACTCGGAGCTGAGACCGTGTTCCTGATCGAGCACGATAGCGGGCCGGTCGGCATGGTCGGCATCGATTGCTCCAAGCCCGGCAATGCCGAGCTTGGCTACTGGCTCGGCATCGAGCATTGGGGCCGGGGCTTTGCCACCGAGGCTGCACGCGGCGCGATCGACTTCTTCTTCGAGGAGTTCGAGGACGAGCATCTCTATGCCGGTGCGCGCGTCACCAATCCGGCCTCGCGCAAGGTGCTGGAGAAGTGTGGCTTCCAGTGGAGCGGCGTCCAGCTGCACCGCTTCCTGGCGCTGGGCTCCTCCACGCCTGTCGACTGCTTCCGCCTGTCGCGCGGCGTGTGGGCCTCGCTGAAGAGCTGGAGCAGTGCGAGGCGGGTGCGGTAA